The Apodemus sylvaticus chromosome 4, mApoSyl1.1, whole genome shotgun sequence nucleotide sequence AATGAAATTCAGGGCCTGGGTctttagattctttcttctgtggaggtcagccaggatgagagtgtgtgcagcattctccacagagaggatcctgcagagggcatGCTCACACATGACCATCAATTCCTCCAGGCCATACTTGTCAGCTGCTGTCAGCACACCAGTGGCCATAGGGTAGCTGTTGAGGTGTGGTGCCTTCCCTGTGTAGATGAAGTCCATCATCTCCTTGAAGACCTGAGGATCCAGGTCAGGGATCTTCACAACGTTGGttagtctctcctgcatttcatgttcaaacatggctctgaaaactggagagcgagctgctaggatggccttgtgagccctgaattcatggTCACCTACCaatagggagcagtctgtgaaaagagatttctcccacagctttgtTAGGTCATCTATCAACATCTGCCCTGTATTCTTGATTGCAGGTGTTatgttctgtccaggcatgctAAAGAAGACTCCcgctatgctcaccttgcagcaaaGGGTGAGCTGGTCTTGAGGGACAAGCCAATgctgaagggagaggaggaaatctcgaGAGAGGAACTTTTTGAATCCCAGTGGTTTATTTGGCAGAAAGCAGGCAGCTTTCGTGCTCTTCATACTTTGAAATTTCTCTCCTTGGaaatttatgatccagaactgGAACTTGGCCCAAACTAGGCTTCCTGGTTGGCTGATCAACACCAGGTGAACTGACAGGAAacctttgctttcttcatcaaccccATTTGTgtgtactctcaaacaccatgccaCTTCTTCACTGGCCTCTGATGAGAACACTGGGCTTGTAATCTCTTTCTGAATCCCCCACATGTAAGTTGAaaagttgctaatggtccactcatagcagaaTTTCTGAACCCTGTTCTGTGTGGAGTCCCAGCTCTTGGCTTCCATTTCTCCTGACATTTCTGAAGGAGGTAGAATTTGGAAGTTAAAGGTGATCTGAAAGAAGAACTAGAAGTTACTTATATGTCTTCCTCTTGGATACAATTATAGGTACACTTTCGATTTGAGTTTCAATTTCTCtaaatcactctctctctctctctctctctctctctctctctctctctctctctctctctctctctctctttcattgtctctctctctttccctctccatctTCATCTCCTCTCTTAGTATCCCTACTTAACTCCCCTCCCAAGGCtgcaaataaactctattctatgctagtCCTGTCATATGACTGGTACCCCAGGGGCAAGGGAAGCCTTAGCATGGTCCAGCCAGAGTACCCCTCCCACCCTTACCATAGGCatgtcctgcatttctttttataaaacacagcattGATGTTGTGACTCAGATTTA carries:
- the LOC127683629 gene encoding TD and POZ domain-containing protein 1-like, with translation MSGEMEAKSWDSTQNRVQKFCYEWTISNFSTYMWGIQKEITSPVFSSEASEEVAWCLRVHTNGVDEESKGFLSVHLVLISQPGSLVWAKFQFWIINFQGEKFQSMKSTKAACFLPNKPLGFKKFLSRDFLLSLQHWLVPQDQLTLCCKVSIAGVFFSMPGQNITPAIKNTGQMLIDDLTKLWEKSLFTDCSLLVGDHEFRAHKAILAARSPVFRAMFEHEMQERLTNVVKIPDLDPQVFKEMMDFIYTGKAPHLNSYPMATGVLTAADKYGLEELMVMCEHALCRILSVENAAHTLILADLHRRKNLKTQALNFIALHSSEVSETSEWKSMLESHPRLAAETFHSLDSAQRIFSLSPHSNA